The following coding sequences lie in one Niabella agricola genomic window:
- a CDS encoding methylglyoxal synthase, which translates to MERILGARKRIALVAHDHKKDELLSWAVANKEKLVSHTLFATGTTGTILEQALQLPIQKLLSGPLGGDQQIGAMIAEDKLDILIFFWDPMEAQPHDPDVKALLRLSATYNLPVACNAATADFMFAASFMTEEYKALQTDYSTYLKRKLPEMNSSL; encoded by the coding sequence ATGGAACGGATACTGGGAGCCCGGAAGCGGATCGCGCTGGTGGCGCATGATCATAAAAAGGATGAATTGTTAAGCTGGGCAGTCGCCAATAAAGAAAAGCTGGTGTCACATACCCTGTTTGCGACCGGAACTACCGGTACCATCCTGGAGCAGGCCCTGCAATTGCCCATTCAAAAATTGTTGAGCGGTCCGCTGGGTGGTGATCAGCAGATCGGGGCCATGATCGCCGAGGATAAGCTGGACATCCTGATCTTTTTCTGGGATCCGATGGAAGCCCAGCCCCACGACCCGGACGTAAAAGCCCTGTTACGCTTATCGGCAACCTATAACCTGCCCGTGGCCTGCAATGCCGCCACCGCCGATTTTATGTTTGCTGCGTCTTTTATGACCGAGGAATACAAAGCCCTGCAAACGGATTATTCGACGTATTTAAAGCGGAAATTGCCGGAGATGAACAGTAGTTTATAG
- a CDS encoding ion transporter yields the protein MSLFRLIPDRPDVVQDQNRPDEKGTFREWLYITIFQATTTAGKIFDIGLFILILSNIALLMLESVESLAVKHATLFRVLDYFFLVLFSIEYLLRLYCVRSAKRYAASFYGIIDLLAILPSYMEFFYPQWHVFMIVRSFRLLRIFRIFRMVKFLDESRVLMFALIRGFRKILVFLFFVLLLAVFLGSLMYVVEFEHNPGFHSIPQSIYWAIVTITTVGYGDVAPATALGKIIASFIMILGYSIIAVPTGIMSASVIQEEKRNRGKRCPHCHVAGHGADAVYCRNCGEKLKTD from the coding sequence ATGTCTTTATTCCGGCTCATCCCCGACAGACCTGATGTGGTACAGGATCAGAACCGGCCTGATGAAAAAGGAACCTTCCGGGAATGGCTCTATATCACCATCTTCCAGGCCACTACAACGGCCGGGAAGATCTTTGATATCGGGCTCTTTATCCTCATCCTCTCCAATATTGCCCTTTTAATGCTGGAAAGCGTGGAATCCCTTGCGGTAAAACACGCAACACTTTTCAGGGTACTGGATTATTTTTTCCTGGTGTTATTCTCTATCGAATACCTTTTGCGGCTTTATTGTGTACGCTCTGCAAAACGGTATGCTGCCAGTTTTTATGGGATCATCGACCTGCTGGCCATCCTGCCTTCTTATATGGAGTTCTTCTACCCGCAATGGCATGTGTTCATGATCGTGCGCAGCTTCCGCCTGCTGCGGATCTTCCGCATCTTCCGCATGGTAAAGTTCCTGGATGAAAGCCGGGTACTGATGTTTGCGCTCATCCGGGGCTTCCGGAAGATCCTTGTGTTCCTCTTCTTTGTATTGTTGCTGGCCGTCTTCCTCGGCTCCCTGATGTATGTGGTGGAGTTCGAGCATAACCCCGGATTTCATTCCATCCCCCAAAGCATTTACTGGGCCATTGTAACCATTACCACGGTGGGCTATGGGGATGTGGCGCCGGCAACTGCCCTCGGAAAGATCATTGCCTCTTTTATCATGATCCTGGGCTATTCCATCATCGCCGTTCCCACCGGCATCATGTCGGCCTCCGTGATCCAGGAAGAAAAAAGGAACCGGGGAAAACGCTGTCCGCACTGCCATGTGGCAGGACATGGAGCAGACGCCGTCTATTGCCGGAATTGTGGAGAAAAACTTAAAACCGATTAG
- the alaS gene encoding alanine--tRNA ligase has translation MMTSTEIRQAFLDFFKSKGHEIVPSAPIVVKNDPTLMFTNAGMNQFKDYFLGNKQSPFPRVADTQKCLRVSGKHNDLEEVGVDTYHHTMFEMLGNWSFGDYFKPEAIAWSWELLAEVFKIPKDRLYVSVFEGDEKEGLPYDEEAATEWKKWISEDRIIRGKKKDNFWEMGDTGPCGPCSEIHVDCRPDEERSMVDGKTLVNADHPQVIEIWNNVFIQFNRLKDGSLQPLPAKHVDTGMGFERLVRVLQNKTSNYDTDVFSGTIAAIETITGKKYDFSDSREAIAFRVLSDHIRAISFTIADGQLPASTGAGYVIRRILRRAVRYYYSYLDYKQPLLSQLVAVIANQFEHVFPELKQQEAFVTKVIKEEEDSFLRTLEKGLKRIDELMAPIRGKAAGTISGKDAFELYDTYGFPIDLTRLIASENNIAIDEAGFESEMQQQKNRSRAATAVDTEDWQLVHADVPVTFVGYNDLNVPTKVTKYRKVKAKGKEQYQLVLETTPFYAESGGQVGDTGTLQFGDEVIPVTDTKKENDLIIQFTDKLPAVISGEATAVVDFEKRLNTTYNHTATHLLHAALKQVLGAHVNQKGSLVSPDVLRFDVSHFAKITDEEIRQVEMIVNEKIRANIPVVIKEMPKEEALKLGAMALFGEKYGDTVRVVTIDPKFSVELCGGTHVQQTGMIGMFLITSESAVAAGVRRIEALTGPAAFRYLSEKVAEYKQVGELLKAANPLKAIEKLITDKAALEKKVERLEAKELVGIRNSLLQKDEIINQVNFIGDIVEVSNPDALKKLCGDLKNHLRDFVVVLCANIGGKASVAVAIADTVVAAKGLDAGQIIKQQVAPIIKGGGGGQKTLATAGGQEAGNLDQVIDAVKALL, from the coding sequence ATGATGACCAGTACCGAGATCCGGCAGGCTTTTTTAGATTTTTTTAAAAGTAAAGGGCATGAAATCGTACCCTCTGCTCCTATTGTAGTAAAGAATGATCCAACCCTGATGTTTACCAACGCGGGGATGAACCAGTTTAAGGATTATTTCCTGGGGAACAAACAAAGTCCGTTTCCACGGGTGGCGGATACCCAGAAATGCCTGCGCGTAAGCGGCAAACACAACGACCTGGAAGAAGTGGGGGTGGATACCTATCACCATACCATGTTTGAAATGCTGGGCAACTGGAGTTTTGGAGATTACTTCAAGCCGGAGGCCATTGCCTGGAGCTGGGAACTGCTGGCCGAAGTATTCAAGATACCGAAAGATCGTTTATACGTTTCGGTTTTTGAGGGCGATGAAAAAGAAGGACTGCCTTATGATGAGGAAGCCGCAACCGAATGGAAAAAATGGATCAGTGAAGACCGCATCATCCGGGGAAAGAAAAAGGATAATTTCTGGGAAATGGGCGATACCGGTCCTTGCGGCCCCTGTTCGGAGATCCACGTGGATTGCCGGCCGGATGAAGAACGGAGCATGGTGGATGGAAAGACCCTGGTGAATGCCGATCATCCGCAGGTGATCGAGATCTGGAACAATGTATTCATCCAGTTCAACCGCCTGAAGGACGGCAGCCTGCAACCCCTGCCCGCCAAACACGTAGATACCGGTATGGGCTTTGAACGCCTGGTGCGGGTGCTGCAAAATAAAACCTCCAACTATGATACCGATGTATTCAGCGGCACCATTGCGGCTATAGAAACGATCACCGGTAAAAAATACGATTTCAGCGACAGCCGGGAAGCCATTGCCTTCCGCGTACTTTCGGACCATATCCGGGCCATCAGCTTTACCATTGCCGACGGACAATTACCCGCCAGCACGGGTGCGGGTTATGTGATCCGCCGGATCCTGCGCCGGGCCGTACGGTATTATTATTCTTATTTAGATTATAAACAACCGCTGCTGAGCCAGCTGGTAGCCGTGATTGCGAACCAGTTTGAACACGTGTTCCCCGAACTGAAACAACAGGAGGCATTTGTCACCAAGGTGATTAAAGAAGAGGAAGACTCCTTCCTGCGCACCCTGGAGAAAGGACTGAAGCGGATCGATGAACTGATGGCCCCCATCCGCGGAAAAGCTGCGGGAACCATATCGGGTAAAGACGCTTTTGAGCTCTACGATACCTACGGTTTCCCGATCGACTTAACGCGCCTGATTGCCTCGGAAAATAATATTGCAATCGATGAGGCCGGTTTTGAATCGGAGATGCAGCAGCAGAAAAACCGCAGCCGCGCCGCCACAGCCGTGGATACGGAAGACTGGCAGCTGGTGCATGCGGATGTACCGGTAACTTTTGTAGGTTACAATGACCTTAACGTTCCAACGAAGGTTACAAAATACCGAAAAGTAAAGGCAAAAGGAAAAGAACAATACCAGCTGGTGCTGGAAACCACACCGTTCTACGCCGAAAGCGGCGGACAGGTGGGCGATACGGGTACCCTGCAATTCGGCGATGAGGTGATCCCGGTTACGGACACCAAAAAGGAAAACGACCTCATCATCCAGTTTACCGATAAGCTGCCCGCTGTCATCAGCGGAGAAGCAACGGCCGTGGTGGATTTTGAAAAGCGTTTAAATACCACGTATAACCATACCGCCACCCACCTGTTGCATGCGGCATTGAAACAGGTACTGGGCGCGCATGTAAACCAGAAAGGTTCACTTGTGTCTCCCGATGTATTGCGTTTTGATGTATCGCATTTTGCCAAGATCACTGATGAAGAGATCCGCCAGGTGGAGATGATCGTGAATGAAAAGATCCGGGCAAACATCCCGGTGGTGATCAAGGAAATGCCCAAAGAGGAAGCGCTCAAACTGGGCGCCATGGCGCTCTTCGGCGAAAAATACGGAGATACCGTACGCGTGGTGACCATCGATCCGAAGTTCTCTGTAGAGCTTTGCGGGGGCACACATGTGCAGCAAACCGGTATGATCGGTATGTTCCTTATTACATCAGAATCGGCTGTAGCTGCAGGTGTACGCCGGATTGAAGCACTTACAGGCCCCGCCGCATTCCGTTACCTGAGTGAGAAAGTAGCAGAATACAAGCAGGTGGGCGAATTACTAAAAGCAGCCAATCCCTTAAAAGCGATTGAAAAACTAATCACCGATAAGGCCGCACTGGAAAAGAAAGTAGAGCGGCTGGAAGCAAAAGAACTGGTAGGCATCCGCAACAGTCTCCTGCAAAAAGACGAGATCATCAACCAGGTGAATTTTATCGGCGATATTGTGGAAGTGAGCAACCCGGACGCATTAAAGAAACTCTGTGGCGATCTGAAGAATCACCTGCGCGATTTTGTGGTGGTGCTCTGTGCCAATATCGGGGGCAAGGCTTCCGTAGCCGTTGCTATTGCCGACACGGTGGTAGCCGCAAAAGGCCTGGATGCGGGACAGATCATCAAGCAACAGGTAGCGCCCATCATCAAAGGCGGTGGCGGCGGACAAAAAACCCTGGCCACCGCGGGCGGACAGGAAGCGGGAAACCTGGATCAGGTGATTGATGCGGTGAAGGCGTTGCTTTGA